The following proteins are encoded in a genomic region of Paenibacillus sp. FSL H3-0469:
- a CDS encoding LysR family transcriptional regulator — MESGDLRIFQAVAREGTITKAAQALNYVQSNVTSRIQFLEAELKVPLFHRSNRGMTLTPAGENLLEYANTILMLMDEAVKSTQYSEHPSGPLRIGSMETTAVIHLTSMIAGYHSRYPDVHLSLITGETHDLLHKVLNHKLDGAFVYGPIDQPDIGHVAAYEEELVLIAEPGTSELHELLHKPMLFFDVGCTHRVKAERFLRESGMHSVQIREFGTLEMILNGVSAGLGVSLLPKSSIRKAEEAGRITSHRLPEEYRKLEVWLIYRSNAVLSSAMCRFMEMTGQG, encoded by the coding sequence ATGGAAAGTGGAGATTTGAGGATTTTTCAGGCTGTGGCCCGTGAGGGTACGATTACGAAGGCTGCGCAAGCCTTGAACTATGTACAGTCGAATGTGACCAGCCGGATTCAGTTCCTGGAGGCCGAGCTGAAGGTCCCGCTGTTTCACAGGTCTAACCGTGGGATGACATTAACGCCTGCGGGCGAGAACCTGCTGGAATACGCGAATACCATACTTATGCTAATGGACGAGGCTGTAAAATCCACACAATACTCCGAGCACCCGTCCGGCCCGCTGCGGATTGGCTCTATGGAGACGACAGCGGTTATTCATCTGACATCCATGATCGCTGGCTACCATTCCCGCTACCCCGATGTCCATCTGTCGCTCATCACAGGCGAAACGCATGACCTTTTGCACAAGGTGCTTAATCACAAGCTGGATGGTGCCTTCGTCTATGGGCCCATAGACCAGCCGGATATTGGGCATGTTGCAGCTTACGAGGAGGAGCTGGTGCTCATTGCTGAACCGGGGACAAGTGAGTTGCATGAGTTGCTGCACAAGCCCATGCTGTTCTTCGACGTTGGCTGCACGCACCGGGTTAAAGCGGAGCGCTTCCTGCGTGAAAGCGGGATGCATTCGGTTCAGATCCGGGAATTCGGCACGCTGGAAATGATTCTAAACGGAGTATCTGCCGGACTCGGCGTCTCCCTGCTGCCTAAGTCCTCCATCCGCAAGGCGGAAGAGGCTGGACGAATCACTTCCCACCGCCTCCCCGAAGAATACCGGAAGCTTGAGGTATGGTTGATCTACCGCAGCAACGCCGTGCTCTCCAGTGCAATGTGTAGGTTTATGGAGATGACGGGGCAGGGATAG
- a CDS encoding helix-turn-helix transcriptional regulator yields the protein MNDTTNTLKQIIGKTVKAIRLKQGLSQEDLAHECNVDRSYISMIEVGRNEPSVTKIFELCRGLKVAPSDFIKMVEIEYNQGREQD from the coding sequence TTGAACGATACAACCAATACCCTTAAACAAATTATCGGAAAAACCGTTAAAGCGATACGACTCAAACAAGGCCTGAGCCAAGAGGACCTTGCTCACGAATGCAACGTGGACCGCTCCTATATTTCCATGATCGAAGTTGGCCGAAACGAGCCGTCTGTTACCAAAATATTTGAGCTTTGCAGAGGTTTAAAAGTCGCCCCCTCCGATTTTATTAAAATGGTTGAAATAGAATATAACCAAGGCCGGGAGCAGGATTAA
- a CDS encoding SMI1/KNR4 family protein → MNNGKGKAHVVEFMTWAEEKGWEIRRKSGSQLHLDNGITSRYTGLPDGYLEFLKVVETCVAPDEQTWFIGEAEFNHSAETEFRWNEFELLSLEAAAGDSAWQSEITAWWDHHLPIVMSVEDGYSFYAIATDSGAIVHGCEPEFEEVEKVSDSFGEFLAWMMSNSKQG, encoded by the coding sequence ATGAATAATGGAAAAGGGAAAGCTCATGTTGTGGAATTTATGACTTGGGCGGAGGAGAAGGGCTGGGAGATAAGGAGGAAGTCCGGTTCTCAGCTACATTTAGATAACGGCATTACTTCCCGATATACAGGACTACCTGATGGGTATCTAGAATTTCTAAAGGTGGTTGAGACGTGCGTTGCACCGGATGAGCAAACCTGGTTTATTGGTGAGGCTGAGTTCAATCATAGCGCGGAAACTGAGTTCCGGTGGAATGAATTCGAACTGCTTAGTTTGGAGGCCGCAGCGGGTGATTCAGCTTGGCAGTCAGAGATCACGGCCTGGTGGGATCATCACTTGCCGATCGTAATGTCTGTGGAGGATGGTTATTCCTTCTATGCCATTGCAACGGATAGCGGGGCTATTGTTCATGGATGTGAGCCTGAATTCGAAGAGGTTGAGAAGGTGTCCGATTCGTTTGGAGAATTCCTGGCCTGGATGATGTCGAATTCGAAGCAAGGATGA
- a CDS encoding helix-turn-helix transcriptional regulator → MYEWHRQIQTIVDDMDHSIKQHNSEAITLQSLADKLGYSEFHTTRKFKEISGMQLRDYLRHRKLAFALKEVRDSGKSILDIALDYGFSSHEAFTRAFKVTYGVAPSEYRRHPYPVVLRTKINPFDRYFFGLGEVGMIKSTEEVKIYFVTIPAHKFLHIKNYESNGYWDFWQKQSLIPGQDCETISGLLDSIKGKLDDDGGSDTNSGNGQIMAYMNDPDGRLCDWGFPRTECYGVRLPYDYEGEVPAQMLMADVPEAEYIVFEHGPFDYEQENRSVEERMEQAMAAFDYTGTGYCFDSTPGRIIYFYFNPERYFKYVRPVRKS, encoded by the coding sequence GTGTACGAGTGGCACAGGCAGATTCAGACCATTGTCGATGATATGGACCACAGCATCAAGCAGCATAACAGTGAGGCCATAACGCTGCAATCTCTCGCTGACAAGCTGGGCTATTCGGAGTTTCATACGACGAGGAAATTCAAAGAGATATCCGGGATGCAGCTTAGGGATTACCTTCGCCACCGGAAGCTGGCTTTTGCACTGAAGGAGGTGCGGGATAGCGGAAAAAGCATACTGGATATTGCGCTCGACTATGGATTCTCCTCCCATGAAGCCTTTACGCGCGCGTTCAAGGTGACCTACGGTGTTGCCCCAAGCGAGTACCGGAGACACCCGTATCCTGTAGTCCTTCGGACCAAAATCAACCCGTTTGACCGCTACTTTTTCGGACTAGGAGAGGTTGGCATGATTAAATCTACAGAAGAGGTTAAGATTTATTTCGTAACCATTCCCGCGCACAAATTCCTGCACATTAAGAACTACGAGAGCAACGGGTACTGGGATTTCTGGCAGAAGCAGAGCCTGATTCCAGGGCAGGACTGCGAGACCATCAGCGGCTTGCTGGATAGTATCAAGGGGAAGCTGGATGATGACGGCGGAAGCGATACGAACAGCGGCAACGGCCAGATTATGGCCTATATGAATGACCCGGACGGCAGACTCTGCGATTGGGGATTTCCGCGTACAGAGTGTTATGGGGTACGTCTCCCCTATGATTATGAAGGCGAAGTCCCTGCGCAGATGCTGATGGCAGATGTTCCCGAGGCCGAGTATATTGTGTTTGAGCACGGGCCATTCGATTACGAGCAGGAAAACCGCAGTGTCGAGGAACGGATGGAGCAGGCGATGGCCGCTTTTGATTACACGGGCACCGGTTACTGCTTCGATTCCACCCCCGGGCGGATCATCTACTTTTATTTCAACCCGGAGCGTTACTTCAAGTATGTCCGGCCTGTACGGAAGTCATAA
- a CDS encoding IS4 family transposase — MNKYTPFLAVFKQVLTSEEVQKVSGQTKDYEDTGTKMTVGVLFDYFVQACYHQWDGFRQSARVGSNYGLPKVHYSTLSGKAGEVPYDIFKRLFQMLVQKCNRQTRRHLNLPKDLLLIDSTTVTAANSRMSWAPYKKFRGGIKLHVAFSQGQHSPVKVVESIARRNDAPFGEVLADKDYLLVQDRAYGKIGRLDQYVQQGQSFVIRLKDNLHLVMPRKLRRPAEGDTQIVRDITCYIGQGKHQSAQRHRVVEFENDRGEVVRVVTDLRKESAQVIAEIYKARWEIEVFFRWVKQHLNVPCLFGTTENAVYSQLFVALTAYVLLKYIFDEIHPKVPVFARLTLWEFMQYWRIFNLPLEWQIQLSLLRRKDHIGVFEIP, encoded by the coding sequence ATGAATAAATATACCCCATTCTTGGCCGTGTTCAAACAAGTATTAACTTCGGAAGAAGTCCAAAAGGTAAGCGGGCAAACCAAGGACTACGAGGATACGGGAACCAAAATGACCGTCGGTGTGTTGTTCGACTACTTTGTCCAAGCCTGCTACCACCAATGGGATGGCTTTCGTCAAAGTGCTCGGGTGGGCTCGAACTACGGTTTGCCCAAGGTTCATTACTCCACCCTTTCGGGCAAAGCCGGTGAAGTGCCTTACGATATCTTCAAGCGTTTGTTTCAAATGCTCGTCCAGAAATGTAACCGGCAAACCCGGCGGCACCTGAATCTGCCTAAAGATCTGCTGCTGATTGACTCTACGACGGTTACGGCAGCCAACTCCCGCATGTCTTGGGCTCCGTATAAAAAATTTAGAGGTGGCATTAAACTGCACGTTGCTTTTTCGCAGGGACAGCATTCACCCGTGAAGGTGGTCGAATCGATTGCCCGGCGTAATGACGCTCCATTTGGAGAAGTCTTGGCCGATAAGGACTACCTTTTAGTTCAGGATCGGGCGTATGGCAAAATCGGTCGATTGGATCAATATGTGCAGCAAGGTCAGTCCTTTGTGATTCGTCTGAAAGACAACCTCCATTTGGTGATGCCGCGAAAGCTTCGGCGACCGGCGGAGGGAGACACCCAAATCGTACGCGATATCACCTGTTATATTGGTCAAGGGAAACACCAATCCGCCCAGCGCCACCGCGTCGTTGAATTTGAAAATGACCGGGGTGAAGTCGTACGTGTCGTGACCGATTTGAGAAAAGAGTCCGCTCAGGTGATTGCTGAAATTTACAAAGCACGATGGGAGATTGAAGTCTTTTTCCGCTGGGTGAAACAGCATTTGAATGTCCCATGTCTATTTGGAACCACCGAAAATGCAGTATATAGCCAATTGTTTGTGGCCCTTACCGCGTATGTGCTTCTGAAATACATTTTTGATGAAATTCATCCGAAGGTACCGGTCTTTGCTAGGCTGACTCTTTGGGAATTTATGCAGTACTGGCGTATATTTAATCTTCCGCTGGAGTGGCAGATTCAGTTGAGTCTGCTCAGGCGTAAAGATCATATAGGTGTTTTTGAAATCCCATAA
- a CDS encoding helix-turn-helix transcriptional regulator yields MENGLSRTSLGEFLRTRRERLTPVDVGLVSYGRRRIPGLRREEVAQLAHIGTSWYTSLEQGRSINPSEDVLNNIAKALRLTEDERQHLHLLARPVQQDREADQHIPAGIERMIQVLGPHPAFVLGRYWDVLMWNKAAELVFRLPSSVDTELERINWIRYLLTGVGASVESWGTGVKVLIAQFRADYARFPEDARYKELIEEFMQNSQLFREIWPLHEVQAVADHHKRRHDPRIGEMEFEHVTLQPPGNPDLKVMIYTASTDTSVRLQRMLETMEN; encoded by the coding sequence ATGGAGAACGGATTATCCAGAACGTCATTGGGTGAATTTCTGCGTACGCGCCGGGAGCGCCTTACCCCAGTAGATGTGGGGCTGGTATCCTACGGGCGGCGGCGGATTCCGGGGCTGCGGAGGGAAGAAGTGGCTCAGCTTGCCCATATCGGAACCTCGTGGTACACCTCTCTGGAACAAGGCCGCAGCATCAATCCGTCGGAGGATGTCCTTAATAACATAGCCAAAGCGCTGCGACTAACAGAGGATGAACGCCAGCATCTGCATCTACTGGCCAGACCGGTACAGCAGGATAGGGAAGCGGATCAGCACATTCCTGCGGGCATAGAACGGATGATACAGGTGCTTGGTCCGCACCCGGCTTTTGTGCTGGGGAGATATTGGGATGTGTTGATGTGGAACAAGGCGGCTGAGCTTGTGTTCCGGTTACCTTCGTCTGTGGATACGGAGCTGGAGAGAATTAACTGGATCCGGTATCTTTTAACAGGGGTGGGGGCGAGCGTAGAGAGTTGGGGAACCGGGGTTAAAGTCTTGATTGCCCAGTTCCGGGCGGATTACGCACGCTTCCCTGAGGATGCGAGGTATAAGGAGCTCATAGAAGAGTTCATGCAGAATAGCCAGCTCTTTCGCGAGATCTGGCCGCTTCATGAGGTTCAGGCTGTAGCAGACCACCACAAACGGAGACATGATCCCCGTATCGGCGAGATGGAGTTCGAGCATGTGACCCTGCAGCCTCCAGGCAACCCGGACCTGAAGGTGATGATCTACACAGCTTCAACAGATACAAGTGTGCGGCTGCAGCGTATGCTGGAGACTATGGAGAATTAG
- a CDS encoding NAD(P)-dependent oxidoreductase encodes MKIFVTGATGKVGSRLVLRLLQRGHQVTLLVRDAARVEELRQQGAECVDGDLLQPESYLEALRGNDVVVHLAAQFRGVDEQTTRTANIDGAVALARAALDAAVPRFVFASTNHVYGPGEYSRPSREEDELRPAFAYPQSKAEAEAALLALHREQGLGLRIIRLPFVYGERDPHITEALPYFSQWNPSRRIHMAHHADVSQALMLAAFTPGIDGRIYNVADDAPISVAEMLQLHQAKSSPEATHQEYDPWDMIVDTSRIRDELNYRPIYPSFYTARDAGAL; translated from the coding sequence ATGAAGATTTTTGTAACCGGAGCAACGGGTAAGGTAGGAAGCCGACTGGTTCTGCGCCTGCTCCAGCGCGGCCATCAGGTTACGCTGCTGGTCAGGGATGCTGCCAGGGTGGAGGAGCTTCGTCAGCAAGGGGCTGAATGTGTCGATGGTGATCTTCTACAGCCGGAAAGTTACCTTGAAGCGCTGCGGGGCAATGACGTTGTGGTGCACTTGGCCGCCCAGTTCCGGGGTGTAGATGAGCAGACCACCCGGACAGCCAATATTGACGGCGCTGTGGCCTTGGCCCGTGCAGCGCTGGATGCGGCTGTACCCAGGTTCGTATTCGCAAGCACTAACCACGTCTACGGACCGGGGGAGTATTCGCGGCCCAGCCGGGAGGAGGATGAGCTCCGGCCTGCTTTTGCCTATCCCCAGAGCAAAGCGGAGGCTGAAGCAGCACTGCTGGCTCTCCACCGTGAACAGGGCTTAGGGCTGCGCATTATACGGCTTCCCTTCGTCTATGGTGAGCGCGACCCCCATATTACGGAGGCTCTGCCCTATTTCAGCCAATGGAATCCGTCTAGACGCATCCATATGGCCCATCATGCAGACGTCAGCCAAGCTCTGATGCTCGCCGCCTTCACACCGGGAATCGATGGACGAATCTATAATGTAGCTGACGATGCGCCAATCTCCGTAGCCGAGATGCTTCAGCTTCATCAGGCCAAGTCCTCGCCGGAAGCCACGCACCAAGAATATGATCCCTGGGATATGATTGTCGATACCTCACGGATTAGAGACGAACTGAATTACCGGCCGATCTATCCGTCGTTCTATACGGCAAGAGATGCCGGAGCGTTATGA
- a CDS encoding VOC family protein, protein MNFASIRIITDDIDRLVDFYEQVTGVTAERPAPVFAEFVMPSCTLAIGHSKTAQLFGADSVVAASNRTVIMEFRVDDVDAEYARLKPLVGDWVQEPTTMPWGNRSMLFRDPDGNLVNLFQPVTEDAVKRFVGRP, encoded by the coding sequence ATGAATTTCGCTTCGATACGTATCATTACTGACGACATTGATCGTCTGGTTGATTTCTATGAGCAAGTGACAGGGGTGACAGCAGAGCGGCCCGCACCGGTATTTGCCGAATTCGTCATGCCTTCATGTACCCTGGCCATCGGCCACTCCAAGACAGCGCAGCTATTCGGTGCTGATTCTGTAGTAGCGGCCAGTAACCGCACAGTCATTATGGAGTTCCGCGTCGATGATGTCGATGCTGAATATGCGCGCCTTAAGCCGCTTGTCGGGGACTGGGTACAGGAGCCGACCACAATGCCGTGGGGGAACCGGTCGATGCTGTTCCGTGATCCCGACGGCAACCTGGTGAACCTCTTTCAGCCGGTGACGGAGGATGCGGTGAAACGGTTTGTTGGCAGACCCTGA
- a CDS encoding zinc-binding dehydrogenase, whose product MKAITLGPQGLQYMEHPDKRPEQGQVKVRLKTAGLNHRDLFIIAAASAIEGDSDPIDPCVLGSDGAGVIEETGEGVTGLVRGMEVIINPCLGWDRADEVPVVPDILGYPADGTFAEYVIVPAQNVMPKPAYLSWEEAGVLPLAALTAYRALFTRGNLKRGEHVLIPGIGGGVATFAALMAAAAGAQVTVTSRSEAKRAEALQLPVTQVIDSNTRWRKEIGDHPVDLILDSVGPATFGQYFEVIKPNGKIVMFGASSGDDLTIPARAIFFPQLQVLGTSMGSHEEFTAMLQFMEQHQIHPIMDSVYSLAEAPLALQRMERAEQLGNIALRIG is encoded by the coding sequence ATGAAGGCAATCACACTTGGACCGCAGGGTCTGCAGTATATGGAGCATCCGGACAAGCGTCCTGAACAGGGGCAGGTCAAGGTAAGGTTAAAGACCGCCGGACTCAATCACCGGGATTTGTTCATTATCGCTGCTGCTTCTGCTATAGAAGGTGATTCTGACCCGATTGATCCTTGCGTGCTGGGTTCAGACGGGGCGGGCGTTATTGAAGAGACGGGTGAAGGGGTAACCGGCTTGGTTCGGGGGATGGAAGTCATCATTAATCCATGTCTCGGCTGGGATCGGGCGGATGAGGTGCCTGTGGTTCCTGACATATTAGGGTACCCTGCAGACGGGACTTTTGCGGAATATGTGATTGTGCCTGCGCAGAATGTTATGCCAAAGCCAGCGTATCTGTCCTGGGAGGAAGCAGGTGTGTTACCCTTAGCGGCACTCACAGCGTACCGGGCGTTATTTACCAGAGGGAACCTGAAGCGGGGTGAGCATGTGCTGATTCCTGGCATTGGCGGCGGGGTGGCTACGTTTGCTGCTCTAATGGCGGCAGCGGCTGGGGCGCAGGTCACGGTTACGTCCAGAAGTGAAGCGAAGCGTGCTGAGGCTCTTCAATTACCTGTTACACAGGTTATAGATAGCAACACCCGTTGGCGGAAGGAAATCGGGGACCACCCTGTGGACCTGATCCTGGATAGCGTAGGTCCAGCCACATTCGGGCAATACTTCGAGGTCATCAAGCCTAATGGTAAAATCGTCATGTTCGGCGCAAGCTCAGGCGATGATCTCACCATTCCGGCCAGAGCGATATTCTTCCCGCAGCTTCAGGTGCTTGGAACGTCTATGGGCAGCCATGAAGAGTTCACCGCTATGCTTCAGTTCATGGAGCAGCATCAGATTCACCCTATCATGGATAGCGTGTATTCCTTAGCGGAGGCCCCGCTTGCCCTTCAGCGGATGGAGCGTGCGGAGCAGCTGGGGAACATTGCCTTGAGAATAGGCTAA
- a CDS encoding DoxX family protein: protein MNIVLWVLQIVLGAGFLYSGWLKAFQLDSARAAWSWVNDVPQGLVMGIGIAELLGVLGLILPMALRILPQLTPIAAIGLAAAAGSGLVFHLLRGESNVWINIIFILLAVIIAAGRFRLLQGG from the coding sequence ATGAATATTGTGCTATGGGTTTTACAAATTGTTCTAGGCGCGGGGTTCTTGTATTCAGGCTGGCTCAAGGCCTTTCAGCTGGACTCGGCCCGGGCGGCCTGGAGCTGGGTGAATGATGTTCCGCAGGGGTTGGTTATGGGAATCGGCATCGCTGAATTGCTGGGTGTTTTAGGGTTGATTTTACCGATGGCACTCCGAATACTACCGCAGCTCACTCCGATCGCCGCTATTGGTCTGGCTGCCGCCGCGGGTTCCGGTTTGGTCTTCCATCTACTTCGGGGCGAATCTAATGTATGGATCAACATCATCTTTATACTGCTGGCGGTCATCATTGCTGCCGGTCGTTTCCGGCTCTTGCAGGGAGGCTAA
- a CDS encoding helix-turn-helix domain-containing protein, translating to MTYCKFESALEIFVGKWKPVILLRLFSNGTMRFSELQRAIPEITKKMLTQQLRELEYHNIVHREIYHQIPPKVEYSITEYGRSLSGIMQAMNDWGVTHIEHLNQLYGAERVNEPETDQHH from the coding sequence ATGACCTACTGTAAATTCGAGTCCGCATTAGAAATCTTCGTGGGGAAATGGAAGCCTGTCATTCTGCTGCGCTTGTTCTCTAACGGCACCATGAGATTCAGCGAATTGCAGCGGGCCATTCCTGAGATCACCAAAAAAATGCTCACACAACAATTGCGTGAGCTGGAATACCACAATATTGTCCACCGTGAGATTTACCACCAGATCCCGCCGAAGGTGGAGTATTCCATCACGGAATACGGGCGAAGCTTGTCAGGCATTATGCAGGCCATGAACGATTGGGGAGTCACGCATATCGAGCATCTGAACCAGTTATACGGCGCAGAACGTGTCAATGAACCGGAAACGGACCAGCACCACTAA
- a CDS encoding ABC transporter ATP-binding protein, whose product MTKGLHMSEVTKYYAEGSNRIAALDHVSISVEPGEFVAVVGPSGSGKSTFLSIAGALLKASEGEAKLNGHAIAKLTAQELADLRLKEVGFIMQSSNLVPYLSVLDQLLIVKKMSGKVNKEDKAFAVKLLEELGLGSKLNSFPEELSGGEKQRTAIARALINNPGIILADEPTASLDTKRAHEVVSLIAHEVRTRRKAAIMVTHDERMLEYCDKVYRMQDGRLTVAGLESIV is encoded by the coding sequence ATGACTAAGGGATTACACATGAGTGAAGTCACGAAGTATTATGCTGAAGGAAGCAACCGGATCGCAGCACTTGATCATGTGTCTATATCCGTGGAGCCGGGTGAGTTCGTAGCTGTAGTCGGACCGTCGGGTTCAGGGAAAAGCACATTCTTGTCTATTGCCGGAGCACTGCTGAAAGCTTCGGAGGGGGAGGCTAAGCTGAATGGACATGCTATTGCTAAGCTTACGGCACAGGAACTTGCGGATCTAAGGCTGAAAGAAGTCGGATTCATTATGCAATCATCAAATCTGGTTCCTTATCTAAGTGTGCTGGACCAATTGCTCATCGTAAAAAAGATGTCAGGGAAGGTGAACAAAGAAGACAAAGCCTTCGCCGTTAAACTGCTGGAAGAGCTGGGCCTGGGCTCGAAGCTGAACAGCTTCCCGGAAGAATTGTCAGGCGGTGAGAAGCAGCGGACAGCAATTGCCCGTGCGCTCATCAATAATCCCGGCATCATTCTGGCAGATGAACCGACAGCAAGTCTTGATACCAAGCGTGCCCATGAAGTGGTCTCCCTGATTGCCCATGAGGTGAGAACACGCCGCAAAGCAGCGATTATGGTCACACATGACGAGCGCATGCTTGAATATTGCGATAAGGTGTACCGGATGCAGGACGGGAGATTAACTGTAGCAGGACTGGAGTCCATCGTATAA
- a CDS encoding FtsX-like permease family protein, translating to MFLAIKELMHSKMRFLMIIIIFVLLAWLVFILSGLGNGLSTLAASTFKTMKADYVIFEEGSQSSMSKSLLSDQLLAEVELLPNVNGAAPMGTSMATAMKANSTKNEDKLDIAIIGINPGSFLEPSVVEGQGLSAENPKGVIVNSTMKDEGYGVGDTFQLDGTTESLTIIGFVENQTYNHVASVFTPMGEWRKIAFAAPGSDKGVAGPVNAIMLQGKDIDPGVVNSKLASIDTVTRSAAVQGMPGYKEENGTILMMLAFLLAIAAFVLGVFFYVMTMQKTNQFGIMKAIGASNRFLSKAIVSQVLVLSLTSIVVGVLLTYGTAAIMPKGMPFKLETTLVVTYSVILLVIAMLSSLVSVRKITKIDPLKALGRAE from the coding sequence ATGTTTTTAGCAATAAAAGAATTGATGCACAGTAAAATGAGATTTTTAATGATCATCATCATTTTCGTGCTCCTGGCCTGGCTGGTATTTATCTTATCAGGCTTAGGGAATGGTCTGTCTACGCTGGCTGCGTCAACCTTTAAGACAATGAAGGCGGACTATGTCATTTTCGAAGAAGGGTCACAGTCTTCAATGAGCAAGTCGCTGCTGTCTGATCAATTATTGGCGGAAGTCGAGCTGCTGCCCAACGTGAATGGCGCTGCACCTATGGGAACTAGCATGGCAACAGCGATGAAGGCAAACAGCACCAAGAATGAAGACAAGCTGGATATCGCGATTATAGGAATTAACCCGGGAAGCTTCCTGGAACCGTCTGTCGTGGAAGGGCAAGGCCTATCTGCTGAGAATCCTAAGGGTGTGATAGTAAATTCGACCATGAAGGATGAGGGCTATGGCGTTGGGGACACTTTTCAATTAGACGGCACGACGGAATCATTGACGATTATAGGATTTGTGGAGAATCAGACCTACAACCACGTTGCCTCTGTATTCACTCCAATGGGCGAATGGCGGAAGATTGCCTTCGCAGCTCCTGGTTCGGATAAAGGCGTTGCCGGGCCCGTTAATGCGATTATGCTGCAAGGCAAGGATATCGATCCGGGCGTCGTGAACAGCAAGCTCGCGAGTATAGACACAGTTACCCGGTCGGCAGCAGTACAGGGAATGCCAGGGTACAAAGAAGAGAACGGGACGATTCTAATGATGCTGGCTTTTCTGCTTGCAATCGCCGCCTTCGTGCTTGGGGTATTCTTTTACGTAATGACGATGCAGAAAACGAACCAGTTCGGCATTATGAAAGCCATAGGTGCCAGTAACAGATTCTTAAGCAAAGCCATTGTATCGCAAGTATTGGTGCTATCGCTGACCAGCATTGTAGTCGGAGTCTTACTGACTTATGGAACAGCAGCCATTATGCCGAAGGGTATGCCGTTTAAGCTGGAGACTACTCTTGTCGTGACATATTCTGTGATCCTGCTGGTTATCGCTATGTTAAGTTCGCTGGTATCGGTTCGGAAGATTACTAAGATTGATCCGCTCAAGGCGCTCGGGAGGGCTGAATAA
- a CDS encoding TetR/AcrR family transcriptional regulator: protein MGRKQSFTETELLDTTKQLVLEHGYDGFHLKLLSQHLSGARSTIYQYYANKEEIVAACMKRVMAAVVDKALAIDEADPMDALEQLLLIYVEESALHQLLGNASKINTANSAAAARDLEYIEAGHQTLKIQLSRLFERAQQNQDLRQDIPLPVLIGVFFNLIDTPNMLNIPTPAWGKLLFQMWIGGAKK, encoded by the coding sequence ATGGGAAGAAAACAGTCTTTTACAGAGACAGAGCTGCTGGACACAACCAAACAATTGGTGCTTGAGCATGGATATGACGGATTTCATCTTAAGCTGCTTTCACAGCATCTGTCAGGAGCCAGAAGCACTATCTATCAGTATTATGCGAATAAGGAAGAGATTGTGGCGGCTTGTATGAAGCGCGTAATGGCGGCGGTTGTAGACAAGGCTTTAGCCATTGATGAGGCTGACCCGATGGATGCCCTTGAACAGCTGCTGCTCATTTACGTGGAGGAGTCTGCGTTACATCAGCTTTTGGGAAATGCGAGTAAAATTAACACAGCTAATTCTGCTGCAGCGGCGAGAGATCTCGAATATATTGAGGCAGGACATCAGACGCTTAAAATTCAATTATCCCGCTTATTTGAACGCGCCCAGCAGAATCAAGACCTGCGGCAGGATATCCCACTTCCTGTACTTATTGGTGTGTTCTTTAACCTGATTGATACGCCTAATATGCTGAATATCCCTACTCCTGCATGGGGTAAGCTGTTGTTTCAAATGTGGATCGGAGGGGCCAAGAAGTAG